From a single Hemitrygon akajei chromosome 28, sHemAka1.3, whole genome shotgun sequence genomic region:
- the LOC140717799 gene encoding histone H2B-like, with amino-acid sequence MPDPPKPAPKKGAKKALSKPASKSGKKRKRSRKESYAIYIYKVMKQVHPDTGISSKAMSIMNSFVNDIFERIAGEASRLAHYNKRSTISSREIQTAVRLLLPGELAKHAVSEGTKAVTKYTSSK; translated from the coding sequence ATGCCTGATCCACCGAAACCCGCTCCCAAGAAGGGCGCCAAGAAAGCTCTGTCCAAACCGGCGAGCAAGTCTGGCAAGAAGCGCAAGAGGTCGAGGAAGGAGAGTTACGCCATCTACATCTACAAAGTGATGAAGCAGGTTCACCCCGACACCGGCATCTCCTCCAAGGCCATGAGCATCATGAATTCATTCGTGAACGATATTTTCGAGCGCATCGCGGGTGAGGCTTCCCGCCTGGCCCATTACAACAAGCGGTCCACCATCAGCTCCCGGGAGATCCAGACCGCCGTGCGCCTGCTGCTGCCCGGGGAGTTGGCCAAGCACGCCGTGTCCGAAGGAACAAAGGCGGTGACCAAGTACACCAGCTCCAAGTAA